In Opitutaceae bacterium TAV5, one genomic interval encodes:
- a CDS encoding hemin ABC transporter substrate-binding protein, with product MHRTILTALLLPALSLPVFGLSLKSHDDVTVTIDNPRRIVSLNTSNYEILQDLGEASRIVGTDVATHGIIPDAAEKGIANFGHPYRPNIEAIIAAKPDLVLGTADVLLDPAPAQLRSAGLSVLVLEPSAQDGIEGLKRRVAVVASIFDKQAEGRAIVEKIDARMAAIEAANAKVAKKKNVFFLYTHGPGKAFIYGRNTGSHWLIELAGARNAADFTTGTKPLTAEALVQASPDALILLERGVAAMGNMDAVFAISGVNLTPAGKNRAAFTVDNNIRWIGTRFPDHIEKLHRQLYPESK from the coding sequence ATGCACCGCACCATACTAACCGCCCTCCTCCTTCCGGCGCTCAGCCTTCCCGTTTTCGGCCTTTCCCTGAAAAGCCACGACGACGTCACCGTCACCATCGACAATCCCCGTCGTATCGTGTCTCTCAATACATCCAACTATGAGATTCTCCAGGATCTCGGCGAAGCCTCCCGCATCGTCGGCACGGATGTCGCCACGCATGGCATCATTCCCGATGCGGCGGAAAAAGGGATCGCCAACTTCGGCCACCCCTACCGTCCCAACATCGAGGCCATCATCGCCGCCAAACCCGACCTCGTGCTCGGCACCGCCGACGTGCTGCTCGACCCCGCCCCCGCGCAGCTCCGTTCCGCGGGCCTTTCCGTGCTCGTCCTCGAACCTTCCGCGCAGGATGGCATCGAAGGACTGAAACGCCGCGTCGCCGTTGTCGCCTCCATTTTTGACAAACAGGCCGAGGGCCGGGCCATCGTCGAAAAAATCGACGCCCGGATGGCGGCCATCGAAGCCGCCAACGCCAAGGTTGCGAAAAAGAAAAACGTCTTCTTCCTCTACACACACGGCCCCGGCAAAGCCTTCATCTACGGCCGCAACACCGGCTCCCACTGGCTGATCGAGCTGGCCGGCGCGCGCAATGCCGCCGACTTCACCACCGGCACCAAACCCCTCACCGCCGAAGCCCTCGTGCAAGCCTCGCCCGACGCCCTCATCCTGCTCGAACGCGGCGTCGCCGCCATGGGCAACATGGATGCCGTGTTCGCCATCTCCGGTGTCAACCTCACCCCGGCCGGCAAAAACCGCGCCGCCTTCACCGTGGACAACAACATCCGCTGGATCGGCACCCGCTTCCCCGACCACATCGAAAAACTCCACCGCCAGCTCTACCCGGAGTCGAAGTAA